One window from the genome of Phalacrocorax aristotelis chromosome 20, bGulAri2.1, whole genome shotgun sequence encodes:
- the LOC142066834 gene encoding sodium-dependent phosphate transport protein 3-like isoform X1, which translates to MPGVTAWLLPCLLVFEIRVPAGPDVNLRRSRQQHRRQERMQRHVDNTQAGDGMEAEQDEAPLLAQQPSSRTELCSARCGLALILHVSLFMAYALRVSLSIAIVAMTNSSHPHNWSGSAPHGSYPGFAQEVPRYNWSAETQGIILSSFFYGYGLTQALGGYCSGLFGGKPVLGGGLLLSSVLTLLVPQAAELGVSFLIGLQVLLGLAEGVIFPAQYTLWAKWAPPLERSRLMNVADAGCTFGTFVALLVAGIICQSLGWPFVFYIFGGVGCAWCLCWFLLVYEDPAHHPWISAGEQEYIVSLLAHQGSSHGRSLPLVAMAKSLPLWAITIACFCTDWLFYMLLTSMPTFMSNILHFDLRENGLLSSLPYIGNGLGHILAGLLADFLLARQVLGTATIRKLFSALGMLLPAIFLVAVPYIGCSSTVVVVLLTLALTIISMTGAGININHIDIAPRYAGFLLGITNTFGIVAGIIAPTAVGLLVSQDLQTGWRNAFFISAALNLFGLIFYIAFGSGTIQDWAREDAAVQ; encoded by the exons ATGCCAGGGGTCACAGCCTGGCTACTCCCATGTTTGTTGGTGTTTGAGATTCGCGTTCCAGCAGGGCCGGATGTTAACTTGAGgagaagcaggcagcagcaccgcAGGCAGGAGAGGATGCAGCGCCACGTGGACAACACACAGGCAGGGGATGGGATGGAGGCAGAACAGgacgaagcccctctgcttGCTCAGCAGCCCTCCTCCCGCACAG AGCTCTGCTCCGCTCGCTGCGGCCTGGCCCTGATCCTGCACGTCTCTCTCTTCATGGCATATGCGCTCCGGGTCAGCCTCAGCATTGCCATCGTCGCCATGACTAACAGCAGCCATCCTCACAACTGGTCGGGCAGCGCTCCCCACGGCTCCTACCCAGGATTTGCTCAGGAA GTGCCCAGGTACAACTGGAGCGCTGAGACTCAAGGAatcatcctcagctccttcttCTATGGCTACGGCCTCACGCAGGCGCTGGGCGGGTACTGCTCGGGGCTCTTCGGGGGGAAACCTGTGCTGGGCGGCGGGCTCTTGCTCTCCTCCGTGCTCACCCTCCTCGTGCCCCAAGCAGCAGAGCTCGGTGTGAGCTTCCTCATCGGGCTGCAGGTGCTACTGGGCTTGGCTGAG GGGGTGATATTTCCAGCTCAGTACACACTGTGGGCAAAATGGGCCCCTCCGCTAGAACGCAGCAGGCTCATGAATGTCGCTGATGCTG GATGCACTTTTGGGACTTTCGTTGCTCTCCTTGTGGCTGGGATCATCTGCCAGAGTCTGGGGTGGCCTTTTGTCTTCTACATCTTTG GTGGTGTTGGCTGTGCCTGGTGCCTCTGCTGGTTCCTCCTCGTATATGAGGACCCTGCACATCACCCATGGATTAGTGCCGGGGAGCAGGAGTACATCGTGTCGTTGCTGGCTCACCAG GGCAGCTCTCATGGCCGCTCCCTCCCACTTGTGGCCATGGCTAAATCACTGCCTCTTTGGGCAATCACCATTGCCTGCTTCTGCACAGACTGGCTGTTCTACATGCTGCTGACCTCCATGCCCACGTTCATGAGCAACATCCTCCACTTTGACCTCAGAGAG aacgggctcctctcctccctgccttaCATTGGGAATGGGCTGGGGCACATCCTGGCTGGGCTGCTGGCTGATTTCCTGCTGGCCAGGCAAGTCCTTGGCACAGCAACCATCAGGAAGCTCTTCTCAGCACTTG GGATGCTGCTCCCAGCCATCTTCCTGGTGGCTGTGCCTTATATTGGCTGCAGTTCCACGGTTGTTGTGGTCCTTCTGACACTGGCCTTGACAATAATCAGCATGACAGGGGCAGGCATCAATATTAACCACATCGATATAGCGCCTAG ATATGCAGGGTTCCTGCTGGGAATCACAAATACCTTTGGCATAGTCGCAGGAATTATTGCTCCTACCGCAGTTGGACTTCTCGTCAGCCAG GATCTCCAGACTGGCTGGAGGAATGCCTTCTTCATATCTGCAGCCCTCAACCTGTTTGGCCTTATCTTCTACATAGCCTTTGGCAGCGGGACCATCCAAGACTGGGCGAGGGAGGATGCTGCTGTGCAATGA
- the PPT1 gene encoding palmitoyl-protein thioesterase 1, with amino-acid sequence MCSVKMAALRVAVLVLLGLGCAAAAVPLVIWHGMGDSCCNPQSMGYIKKIVENKIPGIYVLSLKIGSNLIQDMENSFFMNVNDQVAEVCSQLAQDPHLKGGYNAMGFSQGGQFLRAVAQRCPSPPMLNLISVGGQHQGVYGFPRCPGESSHICDWIRKTLDLGAYTQAVQEHLVQAEYWHNPLKEEDYRKSSIFLADINQERGINETYKKNLMALKKFVMVKFLNDTMVDPPISEWFGFYKSGQAKEIIPLKETSLYTEDRLGLQEMDKAGKLVFLGVKGDHLQFSEEWFDTTILPFLQ; translated from the exons ATGTGCTCAGTCAAGATGGCGGCGCTCAGGGTGGcggtgctggtgctgctggggctgggctgcgcGGCTGCCGCCGTCCCCCTGGTTATCTGGCACGGCATGG GAGACAGTTGCTGCAATCCACAAAGCATGGGCTACATTAAGAAAATAGTTGAGAATAAAATACCAGGGATTTATGTTCTGTCTCTCAAGATTGGAAGCAACCTGATACAG GATATGGAGAACAGCTTCTTTATGAACGTGAATGACCAAGTGGCAGAGGTGTGCAGCCAGCTCGCTCAGGACCctcacctgaaaggaggttacAATGCAATGGGCTTCTCCCAAGGAGGCCAGTTCCT GAGGGCGGTGGCCCAGAGGTGTCCTTCTCCTCCCATGCTCAATTTGATCTCCGTTGGGGGGCAGCACCAAG GCGTGTACGGCTTTCCACGCTGTCCTGGTGAGAGCTCCCATATCTGTGACTGGATCCGAAAGACACTGGATCTGGGTGCCTACACGCAAGCTGTTCAAGAGCA ctTGGTACAAGCAGAGTATTGGCACAACCCTCTGAAGGAGGAGGActacaggaaaagcagcatctttTTGGCTGACATAAATCAGGAGAGG GGCATCAATGAGACATACAAGAAAAACCTGATGGCTCTGAAAAAGTTTGTGATGGTGAAATTTCTCAATGATACCATGGTTGACCCTCCGATCTCTGAG tggtttgggttttaCAAAAGCGGCCAAGCCAAGGAGATTATCCCGCTGAAGGAGACCTCGCTGTACACAGAG GATcgcctggggctgcaggagatGGATAAAGCAGGAAAGCTGGTGTTCCTGGGGGTGAAAGGAGATCACCTGCAGTTCTCGGAAGAGTGGTTTGACACCACtatcctccccttcctccagtGA
- the LOC142066834 gene encoding sodium-dependent phosphate transport protein 3-like isoform X2: MQRHVDNTQAGDGMEAEQDEAPLLAQQPSSRTELCSARCGLALILHVSLFMAYALRVSLSIAIVAMTNSSHPHNWSGSAPHGSYPGFAQEVPRYNWSAETQGIILSSFFYGYGLTQALGGYCSGLFGGKPVLGGGLLLSSVLTLLVPQAAELGVSFLIGLQVLLGLAEGVIFPAQYTLWAKWAPPLERSRLMNVADAGCTFGTFVALLVAGIICQSLGWPFVFYIFGGVGCAWCLCWFLLVYEDPAHHPWISAGEQEYIVSLLAHQGSSHGRSLPLVAMAKSLPLWAITIACFCTDWLFYMLLTSMPTFMSNILHFDLRENGLLSSLPYIGNGLGHILAGLLADFLLARQVLGTATIRKLFSALGMLLPAIFLVAVPYIGCSSTVVVVLLTLALTIISMTGAGININHIDIAPRYAGFLLGITNTFGIVAGIIAPTAVGLLVSQDLQTGWRNAFFISAALNLFGLIFYIAFGSGTIQDWAREDAAVQ; the protein is encoded by the exons ATGCAGCGCCACGTGGACAACACACAGGCAGGGGATGGGATGGAGGCAGAACAGgacgaagcccctctgcttGCTCAGCAGCCCTCCTCCCGCACAG AGCTCTGCTCCGCTCGCTGCGGCCTGGCCCTGATCCTGCACGTCTCTCTCTTCATGGCATATGCGCTCCGGGTCAGCCTCAGCATTGCCATCGTCGCCATGACTAACAGCAGCCATCCTCACAACTGGTCGGGCAGCGCTCCCCACGGCTCCTACCCAGGATTTGCTCAGGAA GTGCCCAGGTACAACTGGAGCGCTGAGACTCAAGGAatcatcctcagctccttcttCTATGGCTACGGCCTCACGCAGGCGCTGGGCGGGTACTGCTCGGGGCTCTTCGGGGGGAAACCTGTGCTGGGCGGCGGGCTCTTGCTCTCCTCCGTGCTCACCCTCCTCGTGCCCCAAGCAGCAGAGCTCGGTGTGAGCTTCCTCATCGGGCTGCAGGTGCTACTGGGCTTGGCTGAG GGGGTGATATTTCCAGCTCAGTACACACTGTGGGCAAAATGGGCCCCTCCGCTAGAACGCAGCAGGCTCATGAATGTCGCTGATGCTG GATGCACTTTTGGGACTTTCGTTGCTCTCCTTGTGGCTGGGATCATCTGCCAGAGTCTGGGGTGGCCTTTTGTCTTCTACATCTTTG GTGGTGTTGGCTGTGCCTGGTGCCTCTGCTGGTTCCTCCTCGTATATGAGGACCCTGCACATCACCCATGGATTAGTGCCGGGGAGCAGGAGTACATCGTGTCGTTGCTGGCTCACCAG GGCAGCTCTCATGGCCGCTCCCTCCCACTTGTGGCCATGGCTAAATCACTGCCTCTTTGGGCAATCACCATTGCCTGCTTCTGCACAGACTGGCTGTTCTACATGCTGCTGACCTCCATGCCCACGTTCATGAGCAACATCCTCCACTTTGACCTCAGAGAG aacgggctcctctcctccctgccttaCATTGGGAATGGGCTGGGGCACATCCTGGCTGGGCTGCTGGCTGATTTCCTGCTGGCCAGGCAAGTCCTTGGCACAGCAACCATCAGGAAGCTCTTCTCAGCACTTG GGATGCTGCTCCCAGCCATCTTCCTGGTGGCTGTGCCTTATATTGGCTGCAGTTCCACGGTTGTTGTGGTCCTTCTGACACTGGCCTTGACAATAATCAGCATGACAGGGGCAGGCATCAATATTAACCACATCGATATAGCGCCTAG ATATGCAGGGTTCCTGCTGGGAATCACAAATACCTTTGGCATAGTCGCAGGAATTATTGCTCCTACCGCAGTTGGACTTCTCGTCAGCCAG GATCTCCAGACTGGCTGGAGGAATGCCTTCTTCATATCTGCAGCCCTCAACCTGTTTGGCCTTATCTTCTACATAGCCTTTGGCAGCGGGACCATCCAAGACTGGGCGAGGGAGGATGCTGCTGTGCAATGA
- the LOC142066834 gene encoding sodium-dependent phosphate transport protein 4-like isoform X3 produces MPGVTAWLLPCLLVFEIRVPAGPDVNLRRSRQQHRRQERMQRHVDNTQAGDGMEAEQDEAPLLAQQPSSRTELCSARCGLALILHVSLFMAYALRVSLSIAIVAMTNSSHPHNWSGSAPHGSYPGFAQEGVIFPAQYTLWAKWAPPLERSRLMNVADAGCTFGTFVALLVAGIICQSLGWPFVFYIFGGVGCAWCLCWFLLVYEDPAHHPWISAGEQEYIVSLLAHQGSSHGRSLPLVAMAKSLPLWAITIACFCTDWLFYMLLTSMPTFMSNILHFDLRENGLLSSLPYIGNGLGHILAGLLADFLLARQVLGTATIRKLFSALGMLLPAIFLVAVPYIGCSSTVVVVLLTLALTIISMTGAGININHIDIAPRYAGFLLGITNTFGIVAGIIAPTAVGLLVSQDLQTGWRNAFFISAALNLFGLIFYIAFGSGTIQDWAREDAAVQ; encoded by the exons ATGCCAGGGGTCACAGCCTGGCTACTCCCATGTTTGTTGGTGTTTGAGATTCGCGTTCCAGCAGGGCCGGATGTTAACTTGAGgagaagcaggcagcagcaccgcAGGCAGGAGAGGATGCAGCGCCACGTGGACAACACACAGGCAGGGGATGGGATGGAGGCAGAACAGgacgaagcccctctgcttGCTCAGCAGCCCTCCTCCCGCACAG AGCTCTGCTCCGCTCGCTGCGGCCTGGCCCTGATCCTGCACGTCTCTCTCTTCATGGCATATGCGCTCCGGGTCAGCCTCAGCATTGCCATCGTCGCCATGACTAACAGCAGCCATCCTCACAACTGGTCGGGCAGCGCTCCCCACGGCTCCTACCCAGGATTTGCTCAGGAA GGGGTGATATTTCCAGCTCAGTACACACTGTGGGCAAAATGGGCCCCTCCGCTAGAACGCAGCAGGCTCATGAATGTCGCTGATGCTG GATGCACTTTTGGGACTTTCGTTGCTCTCCTTGTGGCTGGGATCATCTGCCAGAGTCTGGGGTGGCCTTTTGTCTTCTACATCTTTG GTGGTGTTGGCTGTGCCTGGTGCCTCTGCTGGTTCCTCCTCGTATATGAGGACCCTGCACATCACCCATGGATTAGTGCCGGGGAGCAGGAGTACATCGTGTCGTTGCTGGCTCACCAG GGCAGCTCTCATGGCCGCTCCCTCCCACTTGTGGCCATGGCTAAATCACTGCCTCTTTGGGCAATCACCATTGCCTGCTTCTGCACAGACTGGCTGTTCTACATGCTGCTGACCTCCATGCCCACGTTCATGAGCAACATCCTCCACTTTGACCTCAGAGAG aacgggctcctctcctccctgccttaCATTGGGAATGGGCTGGGGCACATCCTGGCTGGGCTGCTGGCTGATTTCCTGCTGGCCAGGCAAGTCCTTGGCACAGCAACCATCAGGAAGCTCTTCTCAGCACTTG GGATGCTGCTCCCAGCCATCTTCCTGGTGGCTGTGCCTTATATTGGCTGCAGTTCCACGGTTGTTGTGGTCCTTCTGACACTGGCCTTGACAATAATCAGCATGACAGGGGCAGGCATCAATATTAACCACATCGATATAGCGCCTAG ATATGCAGGGTTCCTGCTGGGAATCACAAATACCTTTGGCATAGTCGCAGGAATTATTGCTCCTACCGCAGTTGGACTTCTCGTCAGCCAG GATCTCCAGACTGGCTGGAGGAATGCCTTCTTCATATCTGCAGCCCTCAACCTGTTTGGCCTTATCTTCTACATAGCCTTTGGCAGCGGGACCATCCAAGACTGGGCGAGGGAGGATGCTGCTGTGCAATGA